From the Metamycoplasma hominis ATCC 23114 genome, one window contains:
- the pip gene encoding prolyl aminopeptidase, with amino-acid sequence MLYDLVSPYNSGHLKVSDIHSIYYEESGNPNGKPILFVHGGPGGGTKPSCRQFFDPEFYRIILFDQRGCGLSIPSAEIKQNTTQDLIEDIEKLRKFLNIDKWILFGGSWGSTLSLLYAINYPQNVSGIILRGIFLGRDEDNYWLYQKGASYYFPAEYEEYSNFIPENERGDLINAYYKYLNSSDQNVAEQAAYHWSKWELGLVTMKKLPNLEEILSDKKSNLELARLENYYFVNKIFLNDDNFILNNASKIKEIPTILIHGQFDMDCRPVGAYLLHKALPKSKLWIIQESGHSGRDGHINEALMQATEYFKTIK; translated from the coding sequence ATGTTATATGATTTAGTTTCACCATACAATTCAGGACATTTAAAGGTTAGTGATATTCATAGTATTTATTATGAAGAATCAGGAAATCCAAATGGCAAGCCAATTTTGTTTGTTCATGGCGGCCCAGGTGGGGGAACCAAACCTTCATGTCGTCAATTTTTTGACCCTGAATTTTATAGAATTATTTTATTTGATCAAAGAGGATGTGGACTTAGCATACCTAGTGCCGAAATCAAACAAAATACAACTCAAGATTTAATAGAAGATATTGAAAAATTACGGAAATTTTTAAATATTGACAAGTGAATATTATTCGGGGGTTCATGAGGTTCAACTTTAAGTTTACTATATGCAATTAATTATCCCCAAAACGTTTCAGGAATAATTTTGCGGGGAATATTTTTAGGTAGGGATGAAGACAATTATTGATTGTATCAAAAAGGCGCTTCTTATTATTTTCCTGCTGAATATGAAGAATATTCAAACTTTATCCCTGAAAACGAAAGAGGCGATTTAATTAACGCTTATTATAAATATTTAAATTCAAGTGACCAAAATGTTGCAGAGCAAGCAGCATATCATTGAAGCAAATGGGAACTTGGATTGGTAACAATGAAAAAATTGCCTAATTTAGAAGAAATTTTATCCGATAAAAAAAGCAATTTAGAATTAGCAAGATTAGAAAATTATTATTTTGTTAATAAAATATTTTTAAATGACGATAATTTTATTTTAAATAATGCAAGCAAGATTAAAGAAATCCCAACAATATTGATTCATGGTCAATTTGATATGGATTGTCGCCCAGTTGGCGCATATTTATTGCATAAAGCCTTACCAAAGTCAAAGCTTTGAATAATTCAAGAATCAGGCCATTCAGGTCGTGACGGACATATTAACGAAGCATTAATGCAGGCAACTGAATACTTTAAAACAATTAAATAA
- a CDS encoding Tex-like N-terminal domain-containing protein, whose product MNSINNVAKKLNLSENQVKNTLSLLSEGATVPFISRYRKNITGGLDEDQITKINDLYVYDVELNKRKEAILNILAENKLLNDELKQKIEAADTKQAVENIYEPFKIGKKTKASDAIALGLSPLADEILNNNDDNYNLYYAAKKYISDKLKTEDEVLQQTKFIIAQNISQDPSTREYVKNQLWDYGVIETKLKRNAIDENETFKQYYNFSERVNKIPNHRILAISRGEDKKILSYDITYNGKKIIYDLNQKYFKSKRTAKCIQECILDALDRLIIPSIIREIKTELFERAEAEAIKVFASNVEQMLLSPATKNKRILAIDPAYVNGCKIAAIDQNGNFLKEGIIYPHNHNQEQWFEAINTINKFIDEYKIDLIVIGNGTASRETESFIDKLLQKRLEKNPHEKIKFVIVSEVGASVYSASKIAQEEFPQLHVEYRSAIHIGRKFQDPLNELIKIDPKSIGIGQYQHDVNQKELSKQLTEKLNKVVNLVGVDLNTATKVILSYISGLSNTIASNIVNYREENGSFKSREELKKVKGLGPKAYEQSVGFLRIHDSNNFYDKTNIHPESYKLADTIVNKLNIDLNNIDKEKLLSVDKEQLAKELNSDKYSIQLIIESLIAPEKDIRDDKPGFLVSDKVLTIDDITQGQIIKGQIQNVTDFGAFAFIGLKQNVLIHITNMKKKENQFIKHPLDVLNVGDNVNIQIISIDKEHNKIQGKIIWD is encoded by the coding sequence ATGAATTCAATAAATAACGTTGCTAAAAAATTAAATTTAAGCGAAAATCAAGTAAAAAATACATTATCTTTGTTATCAGAAGGGGCAACAGTACCATTTATTTCAAGATATAGGAAAAATATAACTGGTGGTTTAGACGAAGACCAAATTACTAAAATAAATGATTTATATGTGTATGATGTTGAACTAAATAAAAGAAAAGAAGCCATATTGAATATATTGGCCGAAAATAAATTATTAAATGATGAATTAAAACAAAAAATCGAAGCTGCTGATACAAAACAAGCAGTTGAAAATATTTATGAACCATTTAAAATAGGTAAAAAAACAAAAGCATCAGATGCTATTGCTCTTGGTTTAAGTCCATTGGCTGATGAAATTTTAAATAATAATGATGACAACTATAATCTTTATTATGCTGCTAAGAAATATATTAGTGATAAATTAAAAACTGAAGATGAAGTCTTACAACAAACTAAATTTATCATTGCTCAAAATATTTCTCAAGACCCTTCTACAAGAGAATATGTAAAAAATCAATTATGAGATTATGGAGTTATTGAAACTAAATTAAAGAGGAATGCAATTGATGAAAATGAAACTTTCAAACAATATTATAATTTCTCTGAAAGAGTTAATAAAATTCCAAATCATAGAATTTTAGCAATATCAAGAGGGGAAGATAAAAAAATTCTTTCATATGATATTACTTATAATGGAAAGAAAATTATTTATGATCTAAATCAAAAGTATTTCAAATCAAAACGAACTGCTAAATGTATTCAAGAATGTATTTTAGATGCATTAGATAGACTAATTATTCCTTCAATAATTAGAGAAATTAAAACCGAATTATTTGAAAGAGCTGAGGCAGAAGCTATTAAAGTATTTGCTTCAAATGTTGAACAAATGTTATTGAGTCCAGCAACTAAAAATAAAAGAATTTTAGCAATAGACCCTGCTTATGTTAATGGATGTAAAATTGCAGCCATTGATCAAAATGGTAACTTTTTAAAAGAAGGAATAATTTATCCTCATAATCACAATCAAGAACAATGATTTGAGGCAATTAATACAATTAATAAATTTATTGATGAATACAAAATAGATTTAATTGTTATTGGTAATGGAACAGCAAGTAGAGAAACTGAATCGTTTATTGATAAATTATTGCAAAAAAGACTTGAAAAAAATCCTCATGAAAAAATCAAATTTGTAATTGTAAGTGAAGTTGGTGCTTCTGTTTATTCAGCTTCAAAAATTGCTCAAGAAGAATTTCCACAATTACATGTTGAATATAGATCAGCAATTCATATTGGCAGAAAGTTCCAAGATCCCTTAAATGAATTAATTAAAATAGATCCTAAATCAATTGGAATAGGACAATATCAACATGATGTTAACCAAAAAGAATTATCAAAACAATTAACCGAAAAATTAAATAAAGTTGTTAACCTAGTTGGTGTTGATCTAAATACAGCAACAAAAGTGATTTTATCTTATATATCAGGATTAAGTAATACTATAGCAAGCAATATTGTAAACTATAGAGAAGAAAACGGTTCATTTAAATCACGCGAAGAACTTAAAAAAGTGAAAGGACTTGGGCCAAAAGCATACGAACAATCAGTTGGATTTTTAAGAATACATGATTCTAATAATTTTTATGACAAGACTAATATTCACCCCGAAAGTTATAAATTAGCAGATACCATTGTTAATAAGCTAAATATAGATTTGAACAATATTGACAAAGAAAAATTATTATCCGTTGACAAAGAACAACTTGCAAAAGAATTAAACTCTGATAAATACAGCATTCAACTAATTATAGAATCATTGATTGCACCCGAAAAAGATATTAGAGATGACAAACCAGGATTTTTAGTATCAGATAAAGTCTTAACTATTGATGATATAACTCAAGGTCAAATAATTAAGGGTCAAATTCAAAATGTTACCGATTTCGGAGCCTTTGCGTTTATTGGATTAAAACAAAACGTTTTGATACATATAACCAATATGAAGAAGAAAGAAAATCAATTTATTAAACACCCTTTAGATGTATTAAATGTTGGTGATAATGTAAACATACAAATAATTTCCATTGACAAAGAACACAATAAAATTCAAGGAAAAATTATTTGAGATTAA
- a CDS encoding type I restriction-modification system subunit M: MAINNQERDELHKKIWDIANRLRGSIDGWDFKQYVLGIMFYRYISENIATYANNRQRQAGIEDFDYTTLSDEEALTGRDDLINEKGFFILPSELFINVVKNATTNNCLNETLDNIFKNIESSAKGQQSENDFSGLFNDVDVNSQKLGRSVNERNKKLAAILQEIAAMKLGNYQDNSIDAFGDAYEYLMSMYASNAGKSGGEYFTPQEVSELLTKIAVFNKKKVNRVYDPACGSGSLLLQTIKVLGKENIKDGFYGQEVNLTTYNLCRINMFLHDIGFDKFNIYNGDTLLSPSPEHQRKEPFDVIVSNPPYSIKWEGEDNPLLINDQRFSPAGILAPKSKADFAFILHSLSWLATDGVAAIVCFPGIMYRGGAEQKIRQYLVENNFIDAIIQLPSNLFFGTSISTCIMVLKKSKIDNNILFIDASQEFLKVTNNNKLTSQNINNIIDYYGQRKDISYISKLASVEDIKSNSYNLSVNSYVEKQDTSEKIDINVLNSQIKETVSKIETLRSEIDKIVAELEE; this comes from the coding sequence ATGGCTATTAATAATCAAGAACGTGACGAATTACATAAAAAAATTTGAGATATAGCAAATAGATTACGCGGTTCAATTGATGGTTGGGATTTTAAACAATATGTTTTAGGAATTATGTTTTATAGATATATTTCTGAAAATATTGCAACATATGCCAACAATCGCCAACGTCAAGCAGGAATTGAAGACTTTGATTATACAACTTTATCAGATGAAGAAGCATTGACAGGCAGAGATGATTTAATCAATGAAAAAGGATTTTTTATTTTACCTTCTGAATTGTTTATTAATGTTGTTAAAAATGCTACAACAAATAATTGTTTAAATGAAACGTTGGACAATATTTTTAAAAATATTGAATCATCGGCAAAGGGGCAACAAAGTGAAAATGATTTTTCAGGTTTATTTAATGACGTTGATGTTAATTCTCAAAAATTAGGTCGTAGTGTTAATGAAAGAAATAAAAAATTAGCAGCAATATTGCAAGAAATAGCAGCCATGAAATTAGGCAATTATCAAGATAATTCAATAGATGCATTTGGAGATGCTTATGAATATTTGATGTCAATGTATGCATCAAATGCCGGAAAATCAGGGGGTGAATATTTTACTCCCCAAGAAGTTTCAGAATTACTTACTAAAATAGCAGTTTTCAATAAGAAAAAAGTTAATAGAGTGTATGACCCTGCATGTGGATCGGGTTCTTTACTTTTACAAACAATCAAGGTTCTTGGCAAAGAAAACATCAAGGATGGATTTTATGGCCAAGAAGTCAATTTAACAACATACAACTTATGTAGAATAAATATGTTTTTGCATGATATAGGATTTGATAAATTCAATATTTATAACGGCGACACATTACTATCTCCAAGCCCTGAACATCAACGCAAAGAACCATTTGATGTTATTGTTTCAAATCCTCCTTATTCAATTAAATGAGAAGGAGAAGATAACCCTTTATTAATAAATGACCAAAGATTTTCGCCAGCTGGAATATTAGCTCCAAAAAGTAAAGCTGATTTTGCTTTTATACTTCATAGCCTTTCTTGACTTGCAACTGATGGCGTAGCAGCAATAGTTTGCTTTCCAGGCATTATGTATCGTGGGGGCGCTGAACAAAAAATTAGACAATATTTAGTTGAAAATAACTTTATAGATGCAATAATTCAACTTCCAAGCAACTTGTTTTTTGGAACAAGCATTTCAACATGCATAATGGTGTTGAAAAAATCAAAAATTGACAACAATATCTTATTTATTGACGCATCTCAAGAATTTTTAAAAGTAACAAACAACAACAAGTTAACTAGTCAAAATATTAACAATATTATTGATTATTATGGCCAAAGAAAAGACATTTCTTATATTTCAAAATTAGCTAGTGTTGAAGACATTAAATCTAATTCATATAATTTATCAGTCAATAGTTACGTTGAAAAACAAGACACTTCAGAAAAAATAGATATTAATGTCTTAAACTCTCAAATAAAAGAAACAGTTTCCAAGATTGAAACATTGAGAAGCGAAATTGACAAAATAGTTGCTGAATTAGAGGAATAG
- a CDS encoding restriction endonuclease subunit S: MNKIEKLIRELCPNGVEYKKLCDSSIISVGSRITKSMMNESEKYPVYGGGTIPTGYYNDFNNEHSIAISRAGSAGSVKWVSQKYWATDVCFVVSEKYEVANIKFLYHFLKLRENELKKHIYGGNLPKLDKQYLWNLKIPLPPLEIQNQIVNILDKFTELTTELTTELTYRDKQYNYYRNKLLDFDNNKELLKKIMNNQQYSNNIVEYKKLEEVTLKNSFKQVDAELLSSLNECKGEVKLLPSSKNYDWFCSIKNVDNFYLNYGEVITFGRARYSNVKYWNGYFLSSNNITIASKDSSILLNKFLYYFLISNSQKFYVESSTYRKFENKIFDNFLIPIPHISIQNKIVEILDKLETYTRDIQSGLPLEIDQRKKQYEYYRDKLLDFKDLAGGGY; this comes from the coding sequence ATGAATAAAATAGAAAAGTTAATTAGGGAACTATGTCCTAATGGAGTTGAATATAAAAAATTATGTGACTCGTCAATAATATCAGTTGGTAGTAGAATAACTAAATCAATGATGAATGAAAGTGAAAAATATCCTGTTTATGGTGGTGGAACAATTCCGACAGGATATTATAATGATTTCAATAATGAACATTCAATAGCTATTTCAAGAGCAGGAAGTGCAGGATCAGTAAAATGAGTGAGCCAAAAATATTGGGCTACTGATGTATGTTTTGTTGTGTCTGAAAAATATGAAGTTGCAAATATTAAATTTTTATATCATTTTTTAAAATTAAGAGAAAATGAATTAAAAAAACACATTTATGGAGGAAATTTACCTAAATTAGATAAACAATACTTATGAAATTTGAAAATTCCGCTTCCTCCTCTTGAAATCCAAAATCAAATTGTTAATATTTTAGACAAGTTCACCGAGTTGACCACCGAGTTGACCACCGAGTTGACCTATAGAGATAAACAATATAATTACTATAGAAATAAATTACTAGACTTTGATAATAATAAAGAATTATTAAAGAAGATAATGAATAATCAACAATACAGTAATAATATAGTTGAATATAAAAAATTAGAAGAAGTTACATTAAAAAATTCTTTTAAACAAGTTGACGCAGAATTATTATCTTCTTTAAATGAATGCAAAGGAGAAGTAAAATTATTACCAAGCTCAAAAAATTATGACTGATTTTGTAGTATTAAAAATGTTGATAATTTTTATTTAAATTATGGAGAAGTTATAACTTTTGGCAGGGCTAGATATTCAAACGTGAAATATTGAAATGGATATTTTTTAAGTTCAAACAACATTACCATAGCTTCAAAAGATTCATCTATTTTATTAAATAAATTTTTATATTATTTTTTAATTTCTAACAGTCAAAAATTTTATGTTGAATCATCAACATACCGAAAATTTGAAAACAAAATATTTGACAATTTTTTAATCCCCATTCCCCACATTTCAATTCAAAATAAAATTGTTGAAATTCTTGACAAACTCGAAACATACACCAGAGACATTCAATCTGGCCTTCCTCTTGAAATTGACCAACGTAAAAAACAATACGAATATTATAGAGATAAGTTGTTAGACTTCAAAGACCTTGCGGGGGGGGGGTATTAA